A window of Panthera tigris isolate Pti1 chromosome A3, P.tigris_Pti1_mat1.1, whole genome shotgun sequence genomic DNA:
GGCatcgtgggggggaggggttggggggggggagaggagccaGTCCTGCCGCCTCCCCACTGGCCACAGGGGCAGACCCTGAATCAGTGTTACTGCCATAGAGGCAACAATGAATCAGGCTTTCTTTCCAGTTTGCCAAAACCCTCAGCCGGTGCCCAGGGTTGACCTACCTTATTCTCTGGCTTCTTGGTCACCtttcctagagagagagagagagagagagagagagagagaaggaaaaaaccaAATGGGATGGGGAGTTGGCAAAGCCaatctctcccccttccctcatcACCTCCCCACCTGGGGACTCACTGATATAGGCAGACACCAACAAGACAGCAAGCAGGACCACCATCGTGATGGGGATCACCACCAGGGCTCTTATCCGATCCTGGAAACCTGGAGAAATCAAGACTTCGGGGACGGCCTCCCACCCGCAGCGGCCCCCCTACCCCCGTGCCTCAAGCTGCTCTGTCCCTTGCCGGACTCTCAAATGCTCCAGTGTCTGAGCTCAGCTGTATCACAGGATTCAAACAGGTGGCCCTGACAAAATGCGGCCAGATGTGTTTAGGGTGACCAGCACTGAGTAGCGATACAGCTGTCTCTCCCGGCTCCCCACACGCCCCTTGCCTCCCTACTCCCTGCCCAATGCTGAGGTCCATCGACATTGATGTCTGCATTGCTGCCTTTGTTATAGAAGGATGGAGGGGAAAGTAAAGGGTTTCCCGTACCGAAGTCTCTATCctaaatgggaaaatgaaaaaaaaaaaaaaagaccaagatgCATGGCAGCAACTAGGGGAAGGCAAGTGAGACATTCACCTTGCAACAAAATTTAAGGGAACACCAAAAAACCTCAGTAATCAAGAAGAATAATGTTTTAATGTCATGTTTTGAAAAATCATATCAACAAGCTGTGGCCCACAGGCTGGctgcctcctttttattttatttttatttttatttatttatttttttatttattttatttttttaactgagcaggctccatgccccatatggggcttgagctcatgaccctgagatcaagagtcacatgctttaccagctgagccagccaggcgtcaacagatgtctgttttttaaataaagttttgttgggggtgcctgggtggctcagtcggttgagcatctgacttcagctcaggtcatgattctcacggtccatgagttcgagccccgcgtcgggctctgtgctgacagctcggagcctggagcctgctttggattctgtgtctccctctctctctgcccctcccccgctcatgctctgtctctgtctcaaaaataaataaacattaaataaagttttattacaaCCAGGGCTGGGATTAGGCTGAGGCAAGTGAGGCAGGGTTGGGtcatgtttttatgtaaattttgatATTGTATtctttctagactttttttttacattagctttgttttttaaaaaaaaaaatgtatctaacgttatttatcttgattactgcATTTTctgcctgcccacctgcctgcctcGCTCACCTCGCTCCAGTCCCAGCCCTGCCAAGAGGAAAGTGGGTctgaagaagaaacagagtttatttttcttaccccTGACTCTTTTGCTCATTAACATGACCTGCCTAGTCCCTGCAGCTATTTGGGCCTGTGGCCTGTGCTACTGTAGGCCAACCTCCTCgttataaaatcaaaaccaaggCTCTGAGAGGAAACAGTGGCACGCCCACGCTGGTGTTGAAATGCAGGGTGGAGTATCTCCAAAGTGCAGGAACCCATGCCAGGCACTCCCCCCAACCAACGAAGGGAAGTGGTGTCAtcagcccatttcacagatgaagaaactgaggctcagagtggggaggggacttGCCCAGGCTCCGCAGGTAAGTGGCAAAGCTAGGACACCTCAATCCCAAACTGCCTCCTCTCACTTCACCTCTCTCTTTCCGCACCAGGTGTCTCTGTGCGACCCTGCGTCCCCTGTCAGCTCGCCACCTTCCTGGCCTGCTGCCAGAGTCCCTTCTCTAAGACTCACCGCAGACAGCATCCGTCTTGTTGGTCCCCGCCTGAAGCTCCACCAGGCCTTTGGTCTCACACCTGTGCACAGACAggtgcacgcacatgtgcacacatagacacacagtgagagaaagagacattgcATTTCCCCAACAGTAAGATTTCCAACCCCGGAGGGAGACCATCAAAACCAACAAGTTCAGGTTCACTGAGCATGTATTGTGTGCAATCCCCTGTGCTGGTTATTATGGGAATGACACAGACTCTGTTCTTAGGGAAGTCATGAGTGCAGAGAAAACATTATTGCGCATCTTCAAGGAGGAATAATAGGCCAAAGTTTGTCACATAGGTCAAAGTGAACTGGGAATCgttcagagaaggggagacaaagCCCACAGTGGCTGGAATAGAGGGGTGATGAATTCAGTTTAAGGCAgggcttctcagcctcagcactactGACGTGTGGGGCCACATAACTCTCTGTTGTGGGACTGTCCTGTGCACCGTAGGACACTCAGCAACACCCCCGGCCTCCACCCACTAGTTGCCAGTAGCAGCCCCTcctcagttgtgacaaccaaaacgtctccagatattgccagatgtcccctggggaGAAAAATCGCTCAGTTGAGAATCTCTGGGTTAAAGGCTCGTCCAGAAAGACTTCCCTAGGGAAGGGCGATCTGAGCGGCCCTGAAGGATGTAAACTTAGAGCAGCAGAACACTCTAGCTGAAGCAGGACAATGTGATTTGAGGGattaggtgggggaggggggcgtgccAAACGGTATTAGGAAACTATGGAAAATTGGGTCTTTAGAACCAGATCGCCGGTAATCAGCCATGAAGGTTTCAACTGGATTCAGCTGGGAAGTCACATCAGCACCCAACCAGACGCCCCAACAGTGAGAGGACTCGCTTGGCCCGAGAGCTTGCAGGAGGAGAAATTATGGAAGAGTGGACAGCTGGGAGGCCTGCGCAGGGGTCTCAATATCGGATGATGAAGATGTGGtcgctggaggggtggggaggaacggATAGAAAAGGACATCACgaagaaaaaaaacatctaaaGTGGGAAAAGGGTGAGAACCTTCAAAGAAAGCACATACATAAGAATGCTTAGGTGTCTACAAGGGACCCCTACATGTCTTTTCCTCATGCCTTGTGAGATGAAGGTCATTCCCATTCTCCAAGTGAcggcactgaggctcagagggtcGCACACTTTCTAAGCTGCagtgaggctggaactcagggCTCTGATTTTATTAACCAAGGTACCCCCAGTTATCATTCAACATTTATCGGTAAAGattaattgagcacttactatatgcatGGACACTGTTCTAGGCATAAGGAATGCATCAccggaagaaaaaaaaaaaaggccaagtcCCTACATCGAAGGAATCTGCAGTGGAGCAAGGCAGACAGTAAACAAATAACAAAGTATATACGAGATGCTAGTATTTGTGTGGAAAACACGTGTTTGCATGcgtgtgcatttatttatttgtacataGACTCTCTGGCAGGACACACAGGGGGAAGAGCTGCTTCCAGGGAGGAGAACTGAGTGGCCAAGGAACAGAAACTCATCACCATAGGCTCTCTCGTGCCTTGTGTTTCATGAGCCTCTCTTacccgtttttttgtttttgttttttttttttaattaaatgtaaaaagtaaCTGGGCAGGTGTTTAAGGGTATTCCAGGCAGGAGAGTTTGATGCAAGAGGACAAACAGCACATTGAGGGCATCGCAAGTAGCATGTGGGGAAAAGTCAGGAAATGGTGCCGCAAGTTAGGGGAGCAGGTGAAGGAGTCTGCGTTTCATCCTAAAGGCATAGGGAGTCACGAAGCCTTTTAAATAGGGAGCACCATGATTTGAAATAAACTAGAAAGCTCGCTTTGGCAAGAGGATAGAGACACAGCTGAAGAGGAGAAAccggaggcagggaggctggtgAGGAGGTGAAGGCACCATCCAGACCACAGGGATGACCactggagagaaagggaatcccaaaaCATTTGGAAGGCTAGATAGACAGGACCTGGTTCCTGATGTGGGcttggaggtgagggagggaccACGGGACAAGTGCCCAAACACAAGTGCGTGTCTTCCCAGAGGGTGAGAGGGGCGGGCAAGTGAGTCCATTTGGTGCCTGTGGGTCAACTGCGTGGGGTTGGACCCTTGGTGGTGGCATGTTACTGTCTTGGACCCAGGAGACAGATCCAGACAATAGATGTTGATTGGGAACCATGGATACGGATGAGATGCCCGGGGGAGGCGGGCAAAGTGATTGGGGAGTAGAGCCTAGAACAAAGGTCAAGGAAATCAGTtaggaggagcagaggagaagtagaaggaaagcaagaaagtgTCCTGGTGCCCCCAAGAAGGGAGTTTCATGAAGATCAAGAGGTCAGCAGTATCTGTTACCGCCAagacagagcagaaaaaaaaaaaaaaaaaaatgctgaaaagtgGCCTTTTGGTCAACCATGTGGACACTCTAGAAGTTCTCTATGTGCACAAGTGTGTGGACATGGGGAGCAGGGGCCGAAGGACAGGTGGCCGGATAGAATAGAAGTAGTCCCACACCCCTCTTAGGGCAGGAAACAAGGGGTGAATCCTTGTACCTCGTCCAAGGGTGACACTTTTCCGAAGCAGATGACACATTGGAGAAGAAGCCGGCTGGGCACGGATGGCAGGTGGTATCAGAAACCCCTGTAGCTGGAAGGGAGGAGATGGCTTTCATCATCACAGGGGACCACCCACCCGACTCTCAAGGAAACAGGTGGACAGGAAGGGCCAGAAGAACTATCTACGTCAAGTGCCGTCCCCCAGCACAGAGCTTCCCCGACTGCTGCAGCCCCTAAGAAGCCTCCTCCCACTGCCCAACCAAGGCAGATACCCAGGGCTGGAGGCAGGACAAGAAAGGTGCCATTTCCTGCTCACCAAGCAGAGATACCAATGCAGGGCGGCCCCTCCACCTCCGAGACCGAGCGCCCACTGCCCAATCCCTCACCGTGAGTGTcagctcctctctcctgcccGCAGAGCCAATTCCCAGACAGGCCACTTACCAACCTGATTGACCCCAAGGCCAGGGGGGCACAGGGTGTGCTGGATGCAGCTTTCACAGGCGTCGCTGGTACAGTGTAGACCTTCGTCACATGTGCAAGTGGTGTCAGTTTCTGAGGTGCCTTCCCTCTGGACCTGGAGCCCTTGGTCTGAGCAGAGATGGCAGGAAGGATGGGGACCCCTTACGAGCCATGCTTGGGGGATCTGCCCCTCACACTTCCTGCTTTTATCAGACCCTCTTCCAAGTAGGGATAGGAATCAAATTATTTAACAACCGGTACAACCCAGACTCCAACCAATCAGAACAGACCCTGGCTATTAAAAAGCAACGGCTACATTGTCAGGAATAAGTTAGACTATCAGCCTGACTCCCCGCGCACCCCTTCCCCAGCAGCCCACGCACTGGGGTCGCAGTACTTGTGCTGGTGACAGTGTCTCTCTATGTTCCAAGTGTCTAGGAATTCGCCTTTTTTGCAAGGAACGCATTCCGTGGAGGTGAACTCTGTGCAGTCATTCACCAGTTTCTTTCCTGGAAAACATCAGGAAATGAAGCAGCTCCAGACGGCTCAATGAGTCAAGACATTTATCAAAAACTGATCAGGCTGCGTTTTAGGGCAGGGGATTCAAAGATGACAGTCTCGGACCCTTCTAGACTTCATAGTCTGGTGGGGAACATGGGAGAGATAGGAGCCCCACTCCCGGGTAGGCAGAGAGGGGACCCAGGACATTCTGGCTGCAGGGCGGGGATGGGGAAAATCCCAGGGGTCATTTGAGACTCGAGTTTACAGTTGACACACGGGGCCTGCACCCACCAGGAAGCCAGGAAGGGTCCCGCTGTGGGGCTAGAGGGTCGGCCGCTCACCTGGCTGGCACTTATCACAGCACCGACTGTTTATCAGGTACTGGTTTTCTCTGCACGTCATGCGTGGTTCTGGGTGGACCTAAAAACAGAATTGGACGATTTGAGGGGATCTTGAAATCTCTACTGCAGCCTCTATGGCAGGAAGGTGGAAGTCAGCCAGCACAGAGGTTAGAACTGAAGTGGAAGTCCAAAGCAGAAAACTGGAGCCTGCATATTActtggtgtgtttgtttttaactaaacTGCCAACTGACGTGATTATAAAAGCACCCAGAGGATCGGTCTGGCATTTTACAAAGCGATTGCACTGGGACATCGCAATATTCTCGGCACTAAACAGATCTTCCTTTTGGCTTGACGCCTGAGTCTTTCCGCTTCCCAAACACCCAGGAGCACACGAGGGCTCCGGTACCTCCCCTGGCGTCCTGAGGCTGGCTAGGCAGCTGGTCCTAGGCCTGGCTGGGGCTATATTTAGCACTTGGCCGCTTCCTTCAATtcttctgctccccacccctttcccctctccaAACCCTCATCATTTGATTATCCAACCCCTCTCTCGTGAAATGCCAGGACTGTgaagctggaaggaaaaaaaatccaactttttTGCTTTCCAAATGGTAAGGCTAAGGACCAGGGAGGTTGGGtcacctgcccagggtcacacagtgatAGAATCTGGATAAGAACTCAGCTGTCAATACTCCCCCTCTCCGTCAACTGCACTATTTTTTTACTCCATCCAGGTACCATTAATTTaagtacatttgttttatttgttaaccattgtgatttttatttatttttaagtttattttatgtatttattttgagagagagaatgcgcacgCTCGTATAAGCGGGGGAGGGATAGAaggaggggatgggagagagagaatcccaagcaggctccgcaccatcagtgcagagcccgatgcagggctcgtactcacaaaccatgagatcgtgacctgagctgaactcaagagtcagacgcccaactgactgagtcacccaggcaccccttattttatttctttttaatgcttatttatttttgagagagagagagagaacacgagcaggggaggggcagagaagaggaggagacagaggatccgaagcaggctctacgccgacagcagtgagcccaatgcagggctccaaatcacgaaccatgagatggtgacctgagtggaagttggacagttaaccaactgagccacccaggtgcccctgaatacatttattttaaatgtaaacctTGTAGCGTTGCCATCAGAGAAGAACCAGTATCACTTCtcataaataaaaggcaaccctaaaaatatattcaacagaAGCAAAACAATGTTATTAAAACCCAGCCGGTTGCTTTGCTTGCTGACCTTGGCTTTTGTTTCAAaaagggggcacatgggtggcccagtcagttgagtgactgactcttgatttcggctcagatcagggttgtgggattgagccccacatggggtcaGCACTGAGAGTAGAACCAGTGCTGAGCAGTAACCTGCTCAAGattgtctttccctctccctccgcccctctcccctgctcgtgctctcgctctctctctctctcaaataaaataaataaataattttaaaaataaagaaataaagaaataataaaaaaaggaggaTTAGCAAATGCTGGAGAGGTTTTAACTATAGTCTAGCTCCAAAGACCTCCTCCTTGAAAAAAAGGAGGATTTTAACAGAACTGTAAAGCAAATCTATGTTGTTTAGTCCCGTACCCTTGTGCTCCCTAAAATCATGCCACACTTGGGAAACAGCCAGTGAAAAGAGCACAGGATTGAGAATCCAACAGTGTAAGGCTGCAATCTTGACGTCATAACACTTACTAGTTATGTTgtctcttagcctcagtttccgcatctctaaaatgggagtaATGCCTGCCCCACAGATTCGGTTGTGAAAATCagaatgaatatatgtatatggcCTGGCACGGCAGCTAGAACATAGGAGGTGCTCATTAAAAGGCACTTttaattatcatatatatatgtgaatgtcTGTTTGGATGACTACCACCCTGGCTAACTGGCTGGCTGTCCAGGATTCTGCCTAATTGGTGGCTCTCATTCAGTGAGAAAATTACCTACAGAAGTGAATCTTACTCCAAATGGAGAAGGAAGTATGAAGGTCTGTTGCCTCCACCACTACATCCTGTGAATGTTCTTCCTACAACCCTGTGGACTTTCCCACTAGACTCCCAGGGCAACGAAAGTCCTTTATGCCATTTTCAAACCTATGAGAAATACGGCTTCTTCTCTGAAAGTTTGTCAATCTCCAGCTCCCACTCCATAGCTCTAATCCTTCTGACAAAGCAGCTCCGGACCTAGGCTTGGGGAGGCGGGCGTGGGAATCAGGCAGACATAGATTTATATCCAGGTTCCACCTAGCTGTGAGAACCCTGGCaagttcttccttctctctgagcctccgtttgctcatctgtacaatgggggaGTCAAAAAAATCAGACCAAGAATGCATGTAAAGCATTTTGCTCGGAGCCTGACACAAAGGAAGCTCTCAAAAACAGTCCCTGCTATTGTCACAACCCAGTCTCTACCTGGCGCCAGACCTGGTAGTGTGCTCTTGAGAAGCCCAGTCCACCCTTCTTCCTGAATCCCCTGGCTCTCCCTCCAATCCTCCTACAAgagccctcttcctcctctcactAGCTccaacaccgccccccccccttctccctaAGAACCATTGCTTAGAGTGAAAATGAAAGTTCTGGGACAAAAGCAGCTTCCCCAACTGGTCTCTTCCCTTGCTGCTGACTCCCCTCCCCTACGCCTCCATGGGTCTTTCCTGACCAGACTGCATGCCAGAAACTACAGCCCTTGAAAGCAGGGGGAGGCCGGAGAAGTTGGAATGAGAGCGGCAGGTACTTGGGGggattcccagcctccagaatgaggaactacaaaaatacatttgaacAAAAAGTGAGTCAAGTGTGGGCCTCTGAAAATCCCGGAGATGTGCTTGGTTGGGCATAACTGAGACTTTCTGGTGCCTGGAGAAACCCCTGCTGGTCTCCTCACCCCTCCTTGGGTCCCATGAATTATTCATCTCCCCCAGGGGTCCTCTATGTCATCGTAAATTCAGAAGGCAGAGACACAGCCTTGGGTATTCCTCCTAGGTTGGATCACCCAGGATTTGGGGGTCGAGGTGGGGTGGGAGTGTTAAAAACCCCTTGCCTTCTCAAAGAAGTACGTGGGCCTCTGCACCCACCCTTGTTCCCACAAGATACCCCGCAAGAAGGCGGCCCCAGGGGGCCAGGACATGATAACCGCTCACAGAGCCTGCCTGCCATCTGTCCACAATGTTAAAGGAACAGGAAACCTGCCAGACCCGCCCCTGCCCTTGCCCGGCCTCCCTTCTCATCTCTGAAACCCCTCAGCAGTCTCCGCGTGGCCAGCCTCTGCGGCAAACCCGGACTCCAGCCTCCCGACCAAATAAAGGCTTGAGTCTCCCAAAATCCCAACCCCGTCCACGCCGCAGGTGCACGTTTCCTGCAGTGCCCCCCCACCACGCGCCCTCTTGGGGCTACCTGGGACCCCAACCTGGGATGACACAGAAGCAGCCGCGACCCGGGGTACCTTACGCACCTTCTACCCCGTCTTCTATCCCCCAAAATCAGCTAGGAAGTTCCCTTCCCCGAAATATTGCTTCTCTTCCCATTCTCCACTCTCAAATCCCCAAATCCCCTGTCGGGTCGGAGCAGAAACTCAACTTACGGCGGTCAACACGCAGCCCCAGAGGAGACAGCGCAGAGGCAGAAGAACCATGGCGAGGTGAGTACCTAGCGGCGGAGTACCGGTGCGGGCACTGCGCGCGTAGTAACTCCCTCGGCCCGTGCCCCACCCCACGCGCGCCCGCCCAGGAAATGGGCGGGGTCTTCGGGGACCAATCGCGGCCAGCATCGTTGGGGGAGGCGGAGCTCCTGACAAGGCGGCGCGCCGGGATTTCCCCTGAACGTTCCTAGGAGTCGAATCTCCCGGGAGAGTAGGGTCGTGCTTTCGGCGAGGGGGAGGGCGCGTGGTCCCTGGAAGTGCACTTCCTCCTCGCCCCTGGGACTCAGAGGCCAAGCTGAAGAAGGCAAGGAGCTAGCAGTGTTCCCGGAGCGCGAAGGCAGAAAAGAGAGATCCCCCGCGTGCTGGGAAGAAGCCCCAGGGACACTCCCCCAacggttcccccccccccccccgcagcctcCGGGAATTCCGGCAGAACCGAAAGTGTCCCCACCGCGGATGCAGAGGCCTGAGGAAGTTCCCCGCATCCCAGAAACCGGGAAGGCCAGagctggggtgtgggggagaggagggctcCGGTGGCGTTTCAAGGAAAACAGTTTCCCAGCTTAaagtttccctctctttcaaagGAAATTCCCTCCTGTGGATGCAGCGTCCCAGcctccccatccatccatccatccattcatgcGTCTCCACCAGATTCTATTCCAACGCCGCCGTTCCCATCTGTCACCTGGAGACAGGCATTTAGAGTAGCACATCAGCCTTTGTGTGGGAGCGCAGGACCCCGTGAGAATCTCAGGAGACTCGGGACTCTTTCCTTctgcagaaacacacacacccttgtGCCCACATTGCCCGGGTTCTGGCCCTTCTCCAACCAGTGTTAACAAGGTCTACTCAGCAGCATAGAATCCCTGAATTCTGACTGAGACTCTCCTTCTGATGGGTGGACTTCCCTTGAGCTTTGGTTGTCGCCAGTGCAACCTGAGGAGCGTGAACTAGACAGCTGGTTGTCGGGGTGACGACTCCCCACGTTCTGCATTTCCGGGCCAGGCCAAAAGGCCAGGCTGCATGGAATCAGACaggatgggagaggaagaggcTGTTAACTCCACCCTCCTGGCTTCTGCTGCCAAGGGCACCCTCCTTTCCGTCACCTCCACCACGGATTCACAGGCttatcatctctcacctgggctGTCCCAACAGCCTCCCTCCTTCACTAGGTACCTTTTGAGCccctactatgggccaggcaaCTCTCAACTAACTAACcgtcccccactccctccttctctcGTTGTTCATACTGTAGCAATTCTCTTTGCAAACCCCAGGTCTGATCTGCTCTGGACACTTCCCTGCTGAATAACCTCTTTGGGCTCCCCATCCTCAAGATGGTCCAAACCCCTCCTCCTGACCCAGCAAGCTCTTCTCCACTCTACCCCCACCTGTCTCCCCATGCTCACTCCCTGCCATGTCCTCCCATGCACACTGGCTTCCACCATACTCTCCTTCTCCCCACGTTCAAACGATCTTGTCTTCTTACTGTGTCttgctgtttccttctttcccctctccttcctggaaCCAGTTTAAATTTCACCTTCTCTTTGGTTAAACCTCCTCTTAACTTCCTGCGCCCCTTCCTTAGCCCCTTCTCCATGTTCCCACAGCATTAGCCTGCTGGACTAGAACTCCATCTGTCTGGCCCCATTGGAccgtgagctccttgaaggcaaggcTGACTTCATCCCAGTCCAGGGCACGTAATAGGACACCAAtacatatttgctgagtgaataaatgagtaagtggGTTCAGTAACTTCTCATTTGCAGTACATCCTCCATCAGGAAGGATGTGGGGGGCAGGAGATGCAAAGCTGATTGGTAGCCGCAACACATCACAAGCTCGTGGTCAGAAACCGATAACCCAGGAACGCTTGAAATCAGAG
This region includes:
- the CD40 gene encoding tumor necrosis factor receptor superfamily member 5 isoform X1: MVLLPLRCLLWGCVLTAVHPEPRMTCRENQYLINSRCCDKCQPGKKLVNDCTEFTSTECVPCKKGEFLDTWNIERHCHQHKYCDPNQGLQVQREGTSETDTTCTCDEGLHCTSDACESCIQHTLCPPGLGVNQVATGVSDTTCHPCPAGFFSNVSSASEKCHPWTRCETKGLVELQAGTNKTDAVCGFQDRIRALVVIPITMVVLLAVLLVSAYIRKVTKKPENKVLQPKAVSQDPVEDLEVLPVSLHPIAPVQETLHGCQPVTQEDGKESRISVQERV
- the CD40 gene encoding tumor necrosis factor receptor superfamily member 5 isoform X2, whose protein sequence is MTCRENQYLINSRCCDKCQPGKKLVNDCTEFTSTECVPCKKGEFLDTWNIERHCHQHKYCDPNQGLQVQREGTSETDTTCTCDEGLHCTSDACESCIQHTLCPPGLGVNQVATGVSDTTCHPCPAGFFSNVSSASEKCHPWTRCETKGLVELQAGTNKTDAVCGFQDRIRALVVIPITMVVLLAVLLVSAYIRKVTKKPENKVLQPKAVSQDPVEDLEVLPVSLHPIAPVQETLHGCQPVTQEDGKESRISVQERV